In the Ranitomeya imitator isolate aRanImi1 chromosome 2, aRanImi1.pri, whole genome shotgun sequence genome, taatgggtgccgaagtggaggctacaggcaccgcagtcttccccctccctctctgggaatctcttcctcagagctgctcccaacactttcctgtacctcacgccatgaagggtctaggacctcatcatctacactaccctcttccaccaactgcttctcctgggtagtcttggcatcacagtacgcacctgaaagtggcaccagagtctcatcatcagatgcgtactgaggtgtgctgaccggaggcactggcccacccatctcttcagattcagagggacaaagctgttgggcatcactgcatactgcctcttcttccatttctccaatgctactTGGCTGGCCCCTtcattccaagccaagagattcagagaacagaagtagagatggctcctgtcctgggctctctgactgcctgggaaatctggcaggtggtgaagagacagatgggtgctcttcagtgctctgtgcccgagaggatgtggcactaattgaagtcgatgcgttagctgccatccatccaacaacagcttcaatttgttcgtcccgcagcagcggggtacagcgagctcctacaaagctgagcatgaaggactgttctctgctaaaactgggggatgatgagtcaccgatgcccgcagtaggcacagaatccccacgtcctctccctgctccacctccacgcccacAACCAtgggccttactccctgccttcttcatcttggtagactgataaagataggcagaaaagtactaagggcttagtgtgcttattcctgaacagctgctaacaggtataaggaaCACTAATTTTatcaagtgtggactagactttaatatgagctaatgtggcctacacaactgtaaagtggagtgtttggtgaactttataaactttttttttgcagaacagactacagagtgagctgcactcacacacagaccgtgcagacagccgtgaacggtgctgcaaggccaaaaaaagctcctttatgtaatccaatatagtgtttttccacaatctagcaggatacggatggaaagccactaataggataaatttgaaaaaatgtgcagcaggctgcactaattgagaaacggacaatggaacggtatgaggcagtgacgcaccctgagctgactaccaccggctgtggcggcagaatagactacagagtgagctgcactcacacatagACCGTGCAGACTGCCGTGaactgcgctgcaaggccaaaaaaaactcctctatgcaatgctatatagtgtttttccacaatctagctggatacagatggaaagccactaataggacaaatttgaaaaaatgtacagctggatgcactaattgaaaaatggacaatggaacggtatgaggcagtgatgcaccctgagctgactacaaccagcggtggctgcagaccagactacagagtgagctgcactcacacagacaccttgcagacacctgtgaacaccgctgcaagacaaaaacaaggttctcacacagcggtttctaaattagcctgggtaaagcacaatgaagcaaattgctatctcaaaactggccctcagtcagaacacagcgtcctgtccttaactgaattcacagcagagtgaacccaaaatggcggcggcgacatttatagtgcatcatgacttcatttcagcagccaatcacagcgatgccagtagttacatgcctaacatgcagaacaggatgtgcccacacttctaaggaTTCCtctttggctgaattctggctctttgaattatgggaacttccgattccggtatccgatatactgaatgtATCGGAACTCTgtaacggaattccgataccgcaaatatcggccaatacccgatacttgcggtatcggaatgctcaacactattagagaCTTCTTCATTCTTTGTGGCAGGAAAAACTTACAAAATAGGCAtactatcaaatacttattttccccattgcatATATTTTCTCCAGGTCAGAGCTATTTTTCACAGTCAACAAAATATAATTTTCAAGTAATTAATTCTTTGCACTCTAGGTATGATAATGACTTCTCGCTGTGTGGAATTTTGTTAATGTTTAAAAGGGTTGTTCTTtacttggacaatcccttctcaatcattatgtttggtcctgttaaaataaaaataattattcacACCTTCCATGCCAATGAGGTTCCAGCCGTGTCAGCACTTGCGTTCACGAAGCTCATGTGAGTTTGTTACGTCATGTGAGCCCTGCGCtcaatacaaaaattcctccaacaATAGggggaagtcagagagcagccgcaGCTCTGGTTCCCTGTCTATGTTCAATACTTCCAAAGGCCGGTACAGTGAAGCCGTCACCGATTGTTACAGTATACAAGCCCTGCGCACAACCTCACGAGTCACCACTGAATTGGCCCTGGCAAGGGAGCCGAGTATGAGTATTTTTGTTTTAACGAGGCCAAACATAAGGAATGAcaaggtgttgtcctagtagtagacaacaGTTTTAAGAAGTTACAACTTTTGGTTAAaatatttccaacattctgaacatgaaaatggcttctccaacGTGCCTCTGAGGTTTATTAAAGAGTTGAATTCCATGTAAAACATTCCCACATtaggaacaggaaaaaggcttctcccttgtgtggattctctggtgcctatcaagatgcgctttccatacaaaacatttcccacattctgaacaagaaaaaggcttctcccctgtgtggattctctggtggctatcaagatgcacTTTCCagtgaaaacatttcccacattctaaacaagaaaaaggcttctcacctgtgtgggttctctggtgtttaacaagaaTTGATTtccataaaaaacatttcccacattcagaacatgaaaaaagcttctcccctgtgtggattctctggtggttaacaaaatttgatttgagtgtaaaatatttcccacattctgaacatgaaaatggcttctcccctgtgtgaattctctggtgactaagaagatgcactttctggataaaacattttccacattctaaacaggaaaaaggcttctcccctgtgtgagttctctgatgcttaacaaaatttgatttatggttaaaacatttcccacattctgaacatgaaaagctattctctgctgtgtgaattttttgatgcttAAGAAAAGATTCTTTgaggggaaaactatttccatattgtAAAAGTGAAAATGTCTTCTTTACTTCAGGagcaattatttttttaatgcttattttgtgactttgattttccttagtagtcagtaatgaatcagaagacaggacctgtttcaaaagatcatatgatagatctttgctgtgaagggatgatggtttatctggagtaatggcattgacttcaattgtatcctgtgggatctcaagattatctgatttaaaaactgaagatgtcagctgtccctctgatctccttgtGCAGTCATCTGTTAAAAATAAAGCCAATTAGTTTTCATAAAAAATCCTTGAAAGTTAACATTTCTACGTAAACTGTCAAACATGACAAGTTATGTTACATACGTAATTATTCacaaagacaatgacagttcacagtctaatagaaaacctcataggatgaaccagtcactccccttgagaaagcacatgGATGAAACACGCACCAAGGCGTTTTTTTGCGGTGGCGTTTGTGAATTGGCACAACATACTATGGGTAAGCAATTGAGCTGTCATTAGCGATGCATGTTGTGACATGAGGAATAGACTCCATTGTTCACATTGAGAGAGAATAGGATGGTTGTATCTACAGGTTTACTGAGTGAAATTCACTAAGGTCCCATGTGATCCACTTTTACCCTAAAGTACTTCTTATGACTTATCAccactgtttttcttttgtttggcacatcctcattatatacagtacaacCTGTGGGGTCAACATAGTCACTACTCCAATACATTAATCTCCTGAGGGTgataatttccaaaatgaagtcaatttatggggatttctactgctctggttttctgccattttctcatattagggcttctgcatatggtatGTCCTATCTCCTCTGGGATCTGCTCCGGTGATATCTGGTTCTGTCAACAGGCGCAACCTTATTTATTCTACAGGTGGCACTGGTAATGGAGGAGACATTGAAACCAAAAGCTCTGGGTGGTGCAGtctctgtccagccactaagattagggttCCTGGTTTGTAGTACTATCCAGACtggcagtatgtgtgtgtgtgttgtacagCTCCCTGATCCAGCCAATTGTAAAGcatcacaccctactaaagctcaaagcatatTGCTGGAAGTTGTCAGATTCAGCC is a window encoding:
- the LOC138663681 gene encoding oocyte zinc finger protein XlCOF8.4-like, translated to MDMDRDKMAERIIHLTLEILFRLTGEDYTVVKKTSSERCQDPVSEGWGGPLSPITRPPPHPLIHEDNNDQKILELTYKMVELLTGEVPIRCQDVAVYFSMEEWEYLEGHKDLYKYVMKEVPQPLASPDLSSKRTTPERCPRPLLPQDCKQEDPNVPQDHQGKALTHINATETYASGDERCKVEIPTYDYPDDCTRRSEGQLTSSVFKSDNLEIPQDTIEVNAITPDKPSSLHSKDLSYDLLKQVLSSDSLLTTKENQSHKISIKKIIAPEVKKTFSLLQYGNSFPLKESFLKHQKIHTAENSFSCSECGKCFNHKSNFVKHQRTHTGEKPFSCLECGKCFIQKVHLLSHQRIHTGEKPFSCSECGKYFTLKSNFVNHQRIHTGEKLFSCSECGKCFLWKSILVKHQRTHTGEKPFSCLECGKCFHWKVHLDSHQRIHTGEKPFSCSECGKCFVWKAHLDRHQRIHTREKPFSCS